One stretch of Stigmatella aurantiaca DNA includes these proteins:
- a CDS encoding choline/carnitine O-acyltransferase produces the protein MSVALIIALLALAYLGLALVLYFTAPRMEALEALDQRPSRETGLKVGTSTETVKRYELRIGPELWAAYRHIFDITLRNPVARALAFRLTQAALILIYPVRRLLFIRHLDSARKRVLVPVALFNRLASRELGSMPLMTTPVLLLEDDAANTTVETRAASLIIGAATLWRNIRRGTLYNMTLGLRCSDEVQYLFTRCAGLHELSRKPHAPFVAEHTDIPVGEYAAVFCGGHVYTVDLAGEAFTADDKARLVATLRAILQDSRARAQGAEPPPTLSLCTHAYDARQPALRYKHRDFFQTVNHALFTVALIPEATPESINELAIEQFSHPQNCWNDKGIQILVYGNSKASIIPRFKNYCLGSSIAKTVSFIQQEGVKHDLSAVGEPAQAPALVRLEAPTFTAEELEALRFYRAEHALWMRRLPHVFSIPVGKQSFKDAQGTRVQTDSIFQTCLHLTYTKVFGQFPVMSEAVFMGLFQKIFSSSMEFSGTSEMLRLSEKLRGLDPSAGVPQAQLAADPELAPMLLAAARSHHQLTRFAKHGYITPNRLFAWFRTFTYHPLRLARVLAICFLPQGLRRLAPVRWMFALLQRTPLLSRMLALEAFDVSTSHLPAMPGLRGGFLQNCNFDRLPAFFSPDIDLPELLGGVYRPKLLVHYSIYENQVNLSPLFFNAKARARLPEFVQVLEFYLRVCSAIRQAGLPASQQVGASGSERTAA, from the coding sequence ATGTCCGTTGCCCTCATCATTGCCCTGCTGGCCCTGGCCTACCTGGGCCTGGCCCTCGTTCTGTATTTCACCGCGCCCCGCATGGAGGCGCTGGAAGCGCTCGACCAGCGGCCGTCCCGGGAGACGGGGCTCAAGGTGGGAACCTCCACCGAGACCGTCAAACGCTACGAGCTGCGCATCGGGCCGGAGCTGTGGGCCGCCTACCGCCACATCTTCGACATCACCCTGCGCAACCCCGTGGCCCGGGCCCTGGCCTTCCGGCTGACGCAGGCCGCGCTCATCCTCATCTACCCCGTCCGGCGGCTGCTCTTCATCCGCCACCTGGACAGCGCGCGCAAGCGGGTGCTCGTGCCGGTGGCGCTCTTCAACCGCCTGGCCTCGCGCGAGCTGGGCTCGATGCCCCTGATGACGACGCCCGTGCTCCTCCTGGAGGACGACGCGGCGAACACCACCGTGGAGACGCGCGCCGCCAGCCTCATCATCGGCGCGGCGACGCTCTGGCGGAACATCCGCCGCGGCACCCTGTACAACATGACGCTGGGCCTGCGCTGCAGCGATGAAGTCCAGTACCTGTTCACCCGGTGCGCGGGGCTCCACGAGCTGTCCCGCAAGCCCCATGCCCCCTTCGTCGCGGAGCACACGGACATCCCCGTGGGCGAGTACGCCGCCGTCTTCTGCGGCGGCCACGTCTACACGGTGGACCTGGCGGGCGAGGCGTTCACCGCGGACGACAAGGCGCGCCTGGTCGCCACCCTCCGGGCCATTCTCCAGGACAGCCGGGCGCGCGCCCAGGGCGCGGAGCCCCCGCCCACCCTGAGCCTGTGCACCCACGCCTATGACGCACGCCAGCCGGCCCTCCGCTACAAGCACCGGGACTTCTTCCAGACGGTGAACCACGCGCTGTTCACCGTGGCGCTCATCCCCGAGGCCACGCCCGAGAGCATCAACGAGCTGGCCATCGAGCAGTTCTCCCACCCCCAGAACTGCTGGAACGACAAGGGCATCCAGATCCTGGTGTACGGCAACAGCAAGGCCTCCATCATCCCGCGCTTCAAGAACTACTGCCTGGGCTCCTCCATCGCCAAGACGGTCTCCTTCATCCAGCAGGAGGGCGTGAAGCACGACCTGTCCGCCGTGGGCGAGCCCGCGCAGGCCCCGGCCCTCGTGCGCCTGGAGGCGCCCACGTTCACCGCCGAGGAGCTGGAGGCGCTGCGCTTCTACCGCGCGGAGCATGCGCTGTGGATGCGGCGCTTGCCCCACGTCTTCTCCATTCCCGTGGGCAAGCAGAGCTTCAAGGATGCGCAGGGCACCCGCGTCCAGACGGACTCCATCTTCCAGACCTGCCTGCACCTGACGTACACGAAGGTGTTCGGCCAGTTCCCCGTGATGTCCGAGGCCGTCTTCATGGGGCTGTTCCAGAAGATCTTCAGCAGCTCGATGGAGTTCTCGGGCACCTCGGAGATGCTGCGGCTCTCGGAGAAGCTGCGCGGGCTGGACCCCAGCGCCGGGGTGCCCCAGGCGCAGCTCGCCGCCGACCCGGAGCTGGCCCCGATGCTGCTCGCCGCCGCGCGCTCCCACCACCAGCTCACGCGCTTCGCCAAGCACGGCTACATCACCCCCAACCGGCTGTTCGCCTGGTTCCGCACCTTCACCTATCACCCGCTCCGGCTCGCGCGCGTGCTCGCCATCTGCTTCCTGCCGCAGGGGCTGCGGCGGCTGGCCCCCGTGCGGTGGATGTTCGCGCTGCTGCAGCGCACCCCCCTGCTCTCGCGCATGCTGGCCCTGGAGGCGTTCGATGTCTCCACCTCGCACCTGCCCGCGATGCCCGGCCTGCGCGGCGGCTTCCTCCAGAACTGCAACTTCGACCGGCTGCCCGCGTTCTTCTCGCCGGACATCGACCTGCCCGAGCTCCTGGGCGGCGTCTACCGCCCCAAGCTCCTGGTGCACTACTCCATCTACGAGAACCAGGTGAACCTCTCGCCCCTGTTCTTCAACGCCAAGGCCCGGGCCCGGTTGCCGGAGTTCGTGCAGGTGCTGGAGTTCTACCTGCGCGTGTGCTCCGCCATCCGCCAGGCGGGCCTCCCGGCGTCCCAGCAGGTGGGCGCCTCTGGCAGCGAGCGCACGGCGGCGTGA
- a CDS encoding imm11 family protein yields MAQRFFKLADDVYVPHRWHLASPIDSQGHKLQDWDFKRGAPVQVEGRLRLPIKIAGSPLDFSEAGVRVPVVHVKVASLLAEHAPGDVQLIPADIEGQPDQYLVLVATRLIPCIDEEASQVRFWTPEHGVPDKVGQYIAVDRMRIDKAKVGNAKVFRPKGWEVVLIVAEELKNALERMRATGTRFEEV; encoded by the coding sequence ATGGCCCAGCGCTTCTTCAAGCTCGCCGATGACGTCTATGTCCCCCACCGCTGGCACCTGGCGTCTCCCATCGATAGCCAGGGCCACAAGCTGCAGGACTGGGACTTCAAGCGAGGCGCCCCCGTACAGGTAGAGGGACGCTTGAGGCTCCCCATCAAGATCGCGGGCAGCCCGTTGGATTTTTCCGAGGCAGGGGTGAGGGTCCCTGTCGTCCACGTCAAGGTGGCCTCTCTGCTCGCGGAGCATGCGCCCGGCGACGTGCAGCTCATCCCCGCGGATATCGAGGGCCAACCGGATCAATACCTTGTCCTCGTGGCAACACGCCTCATCCCCTGCATCGATGAAGAAGCCTCCCAGGTGAGATTCTGGACGCCCGAGCATGGTGTGCCCGACAAGGTCGGCCAGTACATCGCCGTGGATCGCATGCGCATCGACAAGGCGAAGGTGGGCAATGCCAAGGTCTTCCGCCCCAAAGGCTGGGAGGTCGTTCTCATCGTCGCGGAGGAACTCAAGAACGCCTTGGAGCGCATGAGGGCGACCGGCACGCGCTTCGAAGAAGTCTAA
- a CDS encoding AHH domain-containing protein gives MMPWRLLWSAHALFLALLTGCSGTSHRVRVEDKGGGETLLHIPLTAVRAPPVALTSQEVTQAIRKLAREVHLTASPRETVEQLFQLDPVQGDYLYLFRERKLVPLQQGTLLAGTMTQDEQKLVRRYLAWCQSAHQVRGDCLGGALVAGRYLDLQGRYMWAMALSRSPFLEEFEKALGEQVRMQAVMQAATAAAVTLLVLLAMPEPVTKFMAAWATAGLILWIGAQTLYRLITGWFQLMEDVKAATTFEEIREAGETFGKLFSREAAQAFALVVMALLAHGAKDFGERVAALPGSAQVSMQAASQEGLLLSEVGAVESVAVTAEGFLVALPPGAVTMAVRGGREGRTQKHHIATIANRKSTLRGGPWTPRFEDLFARAGMRLNDRKNIMPLQGHQGPHPQRYHDIVYERLDSALGGCRSIAECRARLLPTLEDLARDIATPGTELNRLVTLGQ, from the coding sequence ATGATGCCCTGGCGGCTTCTGTGGAGCGCCCATGCGCTGTTCCTGGCCCTGCTGACCGGCTGCAGCGGGACTTCGCACAGGGTCCGGGTGGAAGACAAAGGAGGGGGCGAGACCCTGCTCCACATTCCCCTCACCGCAGTCAGGGCGCCCCCCGTAGCGCTGACGTCCCAGGAGGTGACACAAGCCATTCGAAAGCTGGCGCGCGAAGTCCACCTGACCGCGTCCCCCCGCGAAACAGTGGAACAGCTGTTCCAGCTCGATCCGGTGCAGGGCGACTATCTGTACCTCTTCCGGGAGAGAAAACTCGTCCCGCTCCAGCAGGGCACCCTCTTGGCGGGGACAATGACCCAGGACGAGCAGAAGCTGGTCCGCCGGTACCTGGCTTGGTGCCAAAGCGCCCATCAGGTCCGGGGCGATTGTCTGGGAGGTGCGCTCGTGGCCGGGCGGTACCTGGATCTGCAAGGCCGCTACATGTGGGCCATGGCCTTGAGCCGAAGCCCCTTCCTGGAGGAATTCGAAAAGGCCTTGGGCGAGCAGGTCCGCATGCAAGCCGTCATGCAAGCCGCGACGGCGGCGGCCGTCACGCTGCTCGTGCTACTCGCCATGCCCGAGCCCGTCACGAAGTTCATGGCCGCCTGGGCGACGGCAGGGCTCATCCTGTGGATCGGCGCCCAGACGCTCTACCGCCTCATCACGGGGTGGTTCCAACTCATGGAAGACGTGAAGGCGGCCACCACCTTCGAGGAGATCCGTGAGGCGGGAGAGACGTTCGGCAAGCTCTTCTCACGCGAAGCGGCGCAGGCCTTCGCCCTGGTCGTGATGGCGCTCCTGGCGCACGGAGCCAAGGACTTCGGGGAACGGGTAGCAGCGCTCCCCGGCTCGGCTCAAGTCTCGATGCAGGCCGCCTCCCAGGAAGGCCTCCTGCTGTCAGAAGTGGGAGCGGTGGAGTCAGTGGCGGTCACGGCTGAAGGGTTCCTCGTGGCACTGCCGCCAGGGGCGGTAACCATGGCGGTGCGCGGAGGACGTGAGGGCCGCACGCAGAAGCACCACATCGCGACGATCGCGAACAGGAAGTCCACCCTTCGCGGAGGCCCGTGGACCCCACGGTTCGAAGACCTCTTCGCCAGGGCAGGCATGCGGCTGAATGACCGGAAAAACATCATGCCGCTCCAAGGGCACCAAGGGCCTCACCCGCAGCGATACCATGACATCGTGTACGAGCGCCTGGACAGCGCGCTGGGAGGCTGCCGCAGCATCGCGGAGTGCCGGGCGCGATTGCTGCCCACGCTGGAGGATCTCGCCAGGGACATCGCCACGCCTGGAACGGAGCTGAACCGGCTCGTCACCCTGGGGCAATGA
- a CDS encoding serine/threonine protein kinase yields MDTSSPMGPEALPVGLEVGPWRVESLCGRGSYGAVYRVVNTAAPEGEAFALKMALQPWDPRFEREVELLSRVRHPGVPRLRDWGEWKVRGGGVFPYLVMEWVEGVPLYEWAGQRRVSSEEVARVLAGVARALEAVHAVGGVHRDVKGGNVLVRREDGRAVLMDFGSGNYRGARPLTHQPPPPGTYEYQSPESVRFQWQSLRQREGRFEAGPEEDVYALGVTAYRLVTGRYPPEVEVEKMEEGYRVLPRAPVAFEPGAPVSPELVKLIRQMLSEEPSARGSTAEVAQTLERITRGPQQEDAQVLGASRAGRFQESGTWRGIASRVRRWMPGVAALVGVALVISVKWTREDRAVPGSAQTQARETRDAGTVGLADTVMEAPTRETSLGEANLRVGVDIPRQPFPGQHQPPCEKPQIALNGGCWIRVSGVDAPCGANYYEWKKGCYVPMLPPPRPQTSHPQ; encoded by the coding sequence ATGGATACGTCATCCCCGATGGGCCCCGAGGCGCTGCCGGTTGGGCTGGAAGTGGGCCCATGGCGCGTGGAGAGCCTGTGCGGCCGGGGCTCCTATGGCGCCGTGTACCGCGTGGTGAACACAGCGGCGCCGGAGGGCGAGGCTTTCGCGTTGAAGATGGCGTTGCAGCCGTGGGATCCGCGCTTCGAGCGGGAGGTGGAACTGCTCAGCCGGGTGAGGCACCCGGGCGTGCCCCGGCTACGGGACTGGGGCGAGTGGAAGGTGAGGGGCGGAGGGGTGTTCCCGTACCTGGTGATGGAGTGGGTGGAGGGGGTGCCCTTGTATGAGTGGGCGGGGCAGCGCCGGGTGTCCTCGGAAGAGGTGGCGCGGGTGTTGGCTGGGGTGGCGCGGGCGTTGGAGGCGGTGCACGCAGTGGGCGGGGTGCACCGGGATGTGAAGGGCGGCAACGTGTTGGTGCGGCGGGAAGATGGGCGAGCGGTGCTGATGGACTTCGGCTCGGGGAACTATCGGGGCGCGCGTCCGCTGACGCACCAGCCTCCACCGCCCGGGACGTATGAGTACCAGAGCCCGGAGTCGGTGCGCTTTCAATGGCAGAGCTTGCGCCAGAGAGAGGGCCGGTTCGAGGCGGGGCCCGAGGAAGATGTGTATGCGTTGGGTGTGACGGCGTACCGGCTCGTTACCGGGAGGTATCCGCCCGAGGTGGAGGTAGAGAAGATGGAGGAGGGCTACCGGGTGCTGCCGCGTGCGCCGGTGGCGTTCGAGCCGGGGGCGCCCGTGAGCCCGGAGCTGGTGAAGCTCATTCGGCAGATGCTCTCAGAAGAACCCTCGGCGCGAGGCAGCACGGCGGAGGTTGCCCAGACACTGGAGCGCATCACGAGAGGGCCGCAGCAAGAGGATGCGCAGGTCCTTGGGGCGTCCAGGGCTGGGAGATTTCAGGAGAGCGGCACCTGGCGGGGCATCGCGTCGCGAGTCAGGCGGTGGATGCCTGGGGTGGCGGCTCTCGTGGGTGTGGCGCTGGTGATTTCAGTGAAGTGGACGCGGGAGGACAGGGCGGTGCCAGGGAGTGCGCAAACCCAGGCGCGTGAGACGCGGGATGCAGGAACCGTGGGATTGGCGGATACTGTGATGGAAGCGCCCACCCGCGAAACATCGCTTGGAGAGGCGAACCTGCGGGTGGGCGTGGACATCCCCAGACAGCCTTTTCCTGGCCAGCATCAGCCCCCGTGCGAAAAACCGCAGATTGCCCTCAATGGCGGCTGTTGGATACGCGTGAGCGGCGTAGACGCTCCGTGTGGTGCCAACTATTACGAATGGAAAAAGGGGTGCTACGTACCCATGTTGCCCCCTCCCCGGCCACAAACCTCCCACCCGCAGTGA
- a CDS encoding YfaP family protein yields the protein MAEKVGSTEGSARWTTGQEVWVALLKQGGLDLQHYDGELAANVRNALEPKPPAKPLELEAFLQKHGTRPEPLLSAFFQALQPFSRMYVDIYSLLERIGTKYGQQNLRVKFEFEKADTSLEFDLHSFREQIERWRQLTRPLIREEWKENSLWDLLHAFEFPGHTLAELFNAPTGAPPGTTLTKWVQQYNQGQWPDVFLGPPQVTSPTLQSLLSRAWAVWQAIVTAGKSLNQQRDYLKQYPIPPQSTPLVFEDGVLEHSPVVWGHLRLLDSDLWAQSFARQIHELRHDSGGIVEQKLTAFLANIPREERIVKDLRLEIEELLSLPIWRKRYELYSIWVFTRIVGALGGPDDAMFHLENGLFHIPFNPTLVATFTRWEPTVALWAELRSPLQNPQGKGRKGNIQPDYCLAVDGTGGAHEHPQPASSDVIAVVECKQYLKANKRSFQDALHDYARGHPRAQVTLVNYGPAAPAIAAELASSFTPSPEVFGGFKPGCADLASGRFNSLLLRAIEQVCQRKIATPPLSNAPPDDRERIPTDAVGSIRLTWSEQPADLDLHLYLPGGAGVEEVYYRSPGSLKEAPWVWLANDIQQGRGPEVIHVAQVVPGRYRCVVHHYSSDGSLASSGASVEVLWRGRSLRVTCPAESHGKWWHVFDVVAPDGALKVVNALLEDKPK from the coding sequence ATGGCCGAAAAAGTGGGCTCTACAGAAGGTTCAGCTCGGTGGACTACAGGGCAGGAGGTGTGGGTTGCGCTCCTCAAGCAGGGAGGTCTCGACCTCCAGCACTATGATGGCGAACTCGCCGCGAATGTGCGGAACGCGCTGGAGCCGAAGCCTCCAGCTAAACCACTAGAGCTTGAGGCTTTCCTTCAGAAGCATGGGACTCGTCCAGAGCCGCTGCTCTCTGCTTTCTTTCAGGCACTGCAGCCGTTCTCCCGGATGTACGTAGACATCTACTCACTCCTAGAGCGAATCGGTACCAAGTACGGTCAGCAGAACCTGCGCGTAAAGTTCGAATTCGAGAAGGCCGATACCAGCCTTGAGTTTGACCTGCACAGTTTTAGGGAGCAGATCGAACGCTGGCGCCAGTTGACCCGGCCACTCATCCGCGAAGAGTGGAAAGAAAATTCGCTTTGGGATCTCTTGCATGCATTCGAATTCCCTGGGCACACCCTGGCTGAACTCTTCAATGCGCCAACAGGTGCGCCGCCAGGCACAACTCTTACCAAGTGGGTTCAGCAATACAATCAGGGACAATGGCCGGATGTATTTCTAGGGCCACCGCAGGTGACTTCACCCACTTTGCAATCGCTTCTCAGCCGGGCCTGGGCTGTCTGGCAAGCTATTGTCACTGCGGGGAAGTCGCTTAACCAGCAGCGCGACTACTTGAAGCAGTATCCCATTCCCCCTCAGTCTACTCCCCTAGTCTTTGAGGATGGAGTGCTTGAGCACTCTCCAGTGGTTTGGGGCCACCTCCGCCTCCTCGATTCAGACCTTTGGGCTCAGTCATTTGCTAGGCAGATCCATGAGTTAAGACATGACTCGGGCGGAATAGTGGAGCAGAAACTTACGGCGTTCCTGGCCAACATTCCCCGGGAGGAACGGATAGTCAAAGATCTACGGCTTGAGATCGAGGAACTTCTCTCCCTTCCAATCTGGAGAAAACGCTACGAACTTTATTCCATCTGGGTCTTCACCCGTATTGTGGGCGCACTAGGAGGGCCGGATGATGCCATGTTCCACTTGGAAAATGGCTTATTCCACATCCCTTTCAATCCCACACTGGTGGCTACATTCACAAGGTGGGAACCTACGGTTGCCCTTTGGGCAGAGTTGCGCTCGCCACTACAGAATCCACAAGGGAAGGGCAGAAAGGGAAACATTCAGCCTGACTATTGCCTTGCCGTGGATGGAACAGGTGGTGCACATGAGCACCCACAGCCTGCTTCAAGCGATGTCATAGCAGTAGTGGAGTGCAAACAGTATTTGAAGGCCAACAAGAGGTCCTTCCAGGATGCCCTGCATGATTATGCCAGGGGTCATCCACGAGCACAGGTTACTCTCGTTAACTACGGCCCCGCCGCTCCTGCTATCGCCGCAGAACTTGCTTCCTCATTTACGCCAAGCCCTGAGGTATTCGGCGGCTTCAAGCCCGGGTGTGCGGATCTGGCAAGCGGACGGTTCAACTCGCTGTTGCTCCGTGCGATCGAACAAGTCTGCCAGCGCAAGATCGCGACACCTCCGCTATCCAATGCTCCACCTGATGATCGGGAGCGTATCCCGACAGACGCCGTGGGTTCCATTCGACTTACATGGAGTGAGCAACCTGCGGATCTAGATCTCCACCTGTATCTCCCGGGTGGAGCAGGAGTGGAGGAGGTCTATTACCGCTCTCCAGGCTCCTTGAAGGAAGCACCTTGGGTGTGGCTAGCCAATGACATCCAACAGGGGCGTGGTCCCGAGGTCATCCACGTCGCCCAGGTTGTCCCTGGACGATACCGCTGCGTCGTCCACCACTATTCAAGCGATGGCTCGTTGGCGAGTTCAGGCGCTTCAGTAGAAGTCCTCTGGAGGGGACGTTCCTTGCGTGTGACGTGCCCCGCAGAAAGCCACGGGAAATGGTGGCACGTCTTTGACGTGGTGGCTCCTGACGGAGCACTCAAAGTCGTCAACGCACTGCTTGAAGACAAGCCCAAATAA
- a CDS encoding imm11 family protein: MDERGQEMDPWQFRQGRVLALEGVACFPIQVAGDSLDFCWAAFAIPVVHERVVQLFERLGVQDVQFIPAKVAGAGGAHFILNALRVIRCIDDARSEEVQHWTPEDGEPEKTGEYRSIIGLRIHPAKVGDARIFRPWGWRIALIVSEDLQQAIEAGGISGVRFTSV; this comes from the coding sequence GTGGATGAACGCGGACAGGAAATGGACCCGTGGCAATTCCGGCAAGGCAGGGTGCTCGCCCTCGAAGGCGTGGCCTGCTTTCCAATCCAGGTGGCGGGAGATTCACTGGACTTCTGCTGGGCCGCCTTTGCCATCCCCGTGGTCCACGAGCGCGTTGTTCAGTTGTTCGAGCGCTTGGGCGTCCAGGATGTGCAGTTCATCCCCGCGAAGGTTGCAGGAGCCGGCGGAGCTCATTTCATTCTCAATGCGTTGCGCGTCATCCGCTGCATCGATGATGCGCGGAGCGAAGAGGTCCAGCACTGGACGCCCGAGGACGGTGAGCCGGAGAAGACCGGCGAGTACCGTTCCATCATCGGACTGCGCATTCATCCCGCGAAGGTGGGGGATGCGCGGATCTTCCGTCCCTGGGGATGGCGCATCGCACTCATCGTCTCGGAGGACCTCCAGCAAGCCATCGAAGCCGGGGGCATCTCCGGTGTACGGTTCACTTCGGTCTGA
- a CDS encoding flavin monoamine oxidase family protein, whose translation MQKRWFGLSYLLVALLALQGCAGWSQEKRGGTESAAPPAAVAPRKDAPVIIVGAGLTGLTIAHELKKAGIDALLVEASPRVGGRIQTVTFADGVTAEAHMEEYFGRSPAVKLLKELNLPLVEDVAHSTVRLEGKVYPYQGEGARDQYLAGIFNAEERTAFLKWNEKIWALYSKLHASHYEGKPLPPELAELMRISFADFVGRDKLPRKVSEWIRVTVEPEMAIEWDKIAALDGIDEVRLFLDTPEGFGEKNYHVEGGNTRFTEALVSRLAPDQIITQARVTAIEQTETGVKLRILEKERQYIEVTGRMAVVTVPVNVIGRIQFSPALTAEKWKAIHTTKMGSYIKVHFRVAPEAAPLWSVKGESILTMLSDTQAGSIYDVTNLQGSGETGRDQLLTLLLHAKFARDLMSLPLDEVREKSAEALDALFPGVRRHIRSAEIFVYPQAVAYWPLELGRSRFDALANELRRPQGRIYFGGDTTVDSHSEGAVVSALEISRQLIERRAELK comes from the coding sequence ATGCAGAAGCGCTGGTTTGGACTCTCATATCTGCTGGTGGCGCTGCTTGCCCTCCAGGGCTGCGCGGGCTGGAGTCAGGAGAAGCGAGGCGGTACGGAGAGCGCGGCCCCGCCCGCAGCGGTGGCGCCCCGGAAGGACGCCCCAGTCATCATCGTCGGCGCGGGCCTGACGGGGCTGACCATCGCCCACGAGCTGAAGAAGGCGGGCATCGACGCGCTGCTCGTCGAGGCGTCGCCTCGCGTGGGCGGCCGCATCCAGACGGTCACCTTCGCGGACGGCGTCACGGCGGAGGCGCACATGGAGGAGTACTTCGGCCGCAGCCCCGCCGTGAAGCTGTTGAAGGAGCTGAACCTGCCGCTGGTGGAGGACGTGGCGCACTCCACGGTGCGGCTCGAGGGGAAGGTGTACCCCTACCAGGGCGAGGGCGCGAGAGACCAGTACCTCGCGGGCATCTTCAACGCGGAGGAGCGCACGGCCTTCCTCAAGTGGAACGAGAAGATCTGGGCCCTCTACTCCAAGCTTCACGCCAGCCACTACGAGGGCAAGCCCCTGCCGCCGGAGCTGGCGGAGCTGATGCGCATCAGCTTCGCGGATTTCGTCGGCCGGGACAAGCTGCCGCGCAAGGTGAGCGAGTGGATCCGTGTCACGGTCGAGCCGGAGATGGCGATCGAGTGGGACAAGATCGCGGCGCTCGACGGCATCGACGAGGTCCGGCTCTTCCTGGACACGCCGGAGGGCTTTGGTGAGAAGAACTACCATGTCGAGGGCGGCAACACGCGCTTCACCGAGGCGCTGGTGTCCCGCCTGGCGCCGGATCAGATCATCACCCAGGCCCGCGTCACCGCGATCGAGCAGACGGAAACCGGGGTGAAGCTGCGGATCCTGGAGAAGGAGCGCCAGTACATCGAGGTGACCGGACGGATGGCGGTCGTCACGGTGCCCGTGAACGTCATTGGCCGGATCCAGTTCTCGCCCGCGCTGACGGCGGAGAAGTGGAAGGCCATCCACACGACGAAGATGGGCAGCTACATCAAGGTGCACTTCCGCGTGGCCCCCGAGGCGGCCCCGCTGTGGAGCGTGAAGGGCGAGAGCATCCTCACGATGCTGTCGGACACGCAGGCGGGCAGCATCTACGACGTGACGAACCTCCAGGGCAGCGGCGAGACGGGGAGGGATCAGCTCCTCACGCTGCTGCTGCACGCCAAGTTCGCCCGGGACCTCATGTCCCTGCCCCTGGACGAGGTGCGCGAGAAGAGCGCGGAGGCGCTCGATGCCCTCTTCCCCGGTGTCCGCCGGCACATCCGGTCGGCCGAGATCTTCGTCTACCCCCAGGCGGTGGCGTACTGGCCGCTGGAGCTCGGGCGTTCGCGCTTCGATGCGCTCGCCAATGAGCTGCGGCGCCCGCAGGGCCGCATCTACTTCGGTGGAGACACGACGGTGGACAGCCACTCGGAGGGTGCCGTCGTCTCGGCGCTCGAGATCTCCCGGCAGCTCATCGAGCGCCGGGCCGAGCTGAAGTAG
- a CDS encoding alpha/beta hydrolase, with product MPVSPWNTLGPLAALSLLMSNVPAEATTVRVHYDVGYGNRITVRGSKAPLSWSTGTSATWGPGNIWTLSWANSVGEVELKPLVNDVSWSAGANYRIPAGATVDLYPFFGTASGRLQYVPSVYSPQLGNSRTLAVYLPPSYSENPLKRYPVVYAHDGQNLFNAATAFGGVEWRMDETANALIASGAMDEVIIVGVYNAAAQRIYEYTPCCDPQYGGGGAEAYARFLIDTVKPYVDQNFRTLTGPQNTALLGSSLGGLVSFHAGRNHPSVFGKLAALSSSFWWNGQALTQQVEASPTKVPVRVYLDAGTNGDGLAETTRMRDALVADGHVQGADLFYYVAQGAGHTEAAWAARLHLPLTYLFPWQGTAY from the coding sequence ATGCCTGTATCCCCCTGGAACACCCTGGGCCCGCTCGCGGCCCTGTCCCTCCTGATGTCGAACGTCCCGGCCGAGGCCACCACCGTCCGCGTCCATTACGACGTCGGCTATGGCAACCGCATCACCGTGCGTGGCAGCAAGGCACCGCTCTCGTGGTCCACGGGCACCTCCGCCACGTGGGGGCCGGGCAACATCTGGACCCTGTCCTGGGCCAACTCCGTGGGCGAGGTGGAGCTCAAGCCCCTCGTCAATGATGTGTCCTGGTCGGCCGGTGCCAACTACCGCATCCCGGCTGGCGCCACGGTGGACCTCTACCCCTTCTTCGGCACGGCCTCGGGGCGGTTGCAGTACGTCCCCAGTGTGTACTCGCCGCAGCTCGGCAACTCCCGGACCCTGGCCGTCTATCTGCCGCCCAGCTATTCGGAGAACCCGCTCAAGCGCTACCCCGTGGTGTATGCCCATGACGGGCAAAACCTGTTCAATGCCGCCACCGCCTTTGGCGGCGTCGAATGGCGCATGGACGAGACGGCCAATGCCCTCATCGCCAGCGGCGCCATGGACGAGGTCATCATCGTGGGCGTCTACAACGCTGCGGCCCAGCGCATCTACGAGTACACCCCCTGCTGCGATCCCCAGTACGGCGGTGGGGGCGCGGAGGCGTATGCGCGCTTTCTCATCGACACGGTGAAGCCCTATGTCGACCAGAACTTCCGCACGTTGACGGGGCCTCAGAACACGGCCCTCCTCGGCTCGTCGCTCGGTGGGCTGGTGTCTTTCCATGCCGGCCGGAACCACCCGTCTGTCTTTGGCAAGCTCGCGGCGCTGTCGAGCTCCTTCTGGTGGAATGGTCAGGCGCTCACCCAGCAGGTGGAGGCCTCCCCCACGAAGGTGCCCGTGCGCGTCTACCTCGATGCGGGCACCAACGGGGACGGGTTGGCGGAGACCACCCGCATGCGCGATGCGCTCGTGGCGGATGGCCATGTCCAGGGCGCGGATCTCTTCTATTACGTGGCGCAGGGCGCGGGACACACGGAGGCCGCCTGGGCCGCGCGGCTGCACCTGCCCCTCACGTATCTCTTCCCCTGGCAGGGCACGGCCTACTGA